One genomic window of Microbacterium sp. BH-3-3-3 includes the following:
- a CDS encoding zf-TFIIB domain-containing protein has protein sequence MTYRDPYDEGAQPICPSCGVTMHPLLEEGGGADECRECGFQLEWSEPGSPRDDGDRPRDRWADES, from the coding sequence ATGACCTACAGAGACCCCTACGACGAGGGCGCGCAGCCGATCTGCCCCTCGTGCGGCGTGACGATGCATCCGCTGCTCGAAGAGGGCGGCGGGGCCGACGAGTGCCGGGAGTGCGGTTTTCAGCTGGAGTGGTCCGAGCCCGGTTCCCCACGCGACGACGGCGATCGCCCGCGGGATCGCTGGGCCGACGAGTCGTGA
- a CDS encoding aldo/keto reductase, with amino-acid sequence MDDLPAARLGLGLAAVGRPAYITTGRDDDLGDPADRSVEALQQRAHALLDEAWALGIRVVDAARSYGYAERFLGAWLARHPERRAELTVGSKWGYAYVGGWRMDAAVHERKEHSVAMFDRQWPETLEALGSAPDLYLVHSVTPESPALSDAVLLGRLRGLAGSGVRVGLSTSGPHQSRVVDAARDLPDSPFSAVQATWNLFEPSAAPALARAHDAGWTVVVKEALANGELAATPADPDRVAAASGVSPDAFALGVARAQPWADIVLSGASTPGQLRRGVDARPVVIDEATRRRWAVEPDEYWRRRSERPWR; translated from the coding sequence ATGGACGACCTCCCCGCCGCGCGACTCGGCCTCGGTCTCGCCGCCGTCGGCCGCCCGGCCTACATCACCACCGGGCGCGACGACGACTTGGGCGACCCGGCCGACCGCTCCGTCGAGGCCCTGCAGCAGCGCGCGCACGCGCTGCTCGACGAGGCGTGGGCCCTCGGCATCCGCGTCGTCGATGCGGCGCGGTCGTACGGCTACGCCGAGCGGTTCCTCGGCGCGTGGCTCGCGCGGCATCCCGAGCGGCGTGCCGAGCTCACCGTCGGATCGAAGTGGGGCTACGCCTACGTCGGCGGGTGGCGAATGGATGCCGCCGTGCACGAGCGCAAAGAGCACTCCGTCGCGATGTTCGACCGGCAATGGCCCGAGACCCTGGAGGCGCTGGGATCGGCGCCCGATCTGTACCTCGTCCACTCCGTGACGCCCGAGAGCCCGGCGTTGAGCGACGCCGTCCTGCTCGGCCGACTGCGCGGGCTGGCGGGCAGCGGCGTGCGCGTGGGGCTGTCGACGAGCGGTCCGCATCAGTCACGCGTCGTCGATGCGGCCAGGGATCTGCCCGATTCGCCGTTCTCGGCCGTGCAGGCCACGTGGAACCTGTTCGAGCCGTCGGCGGCTCCCGCCCTGGCGCGCGCCCACGATGCGGGATGGACCGTGGTGGTGAAGGAGGCCCTGGCCAACGGCGAGCTCGCGGCGACTCCCGCCGACCCCGACCGCGTGGCGGCGGCATCCGGAGTCTCTCCCGATGCCTTCGCGCTCGGCGTGGCACGGGCACAGCCGTGGGCCGACATCGTGCTGAGCGGGGCGAGCACGCCGGGGCAGCTCCGCCGCGGCGTCGACGCGCGCCCGGTCGTTATCGACGAGGCCACGCGCCGAAGATGGGCGGTCGAGCCCGACGAGTACTGGCGACGCCGGTCGGAGCGCCCCTGGCGCTGA
- a CDS encoding PaaI family thioesterase, whose amino-acid sequence MTPWTIVPGALDERLGITITAQSAERVAADMPVRGNTQSLGRLHGGATAALAEAVGSWAAMIHASTLGKVCVGVDLNITHHRGVRSGSLHAVATPAHRGRRVATYDIRVTDDDDRLVATARITNMIVDAD is encoded by the coding sequence ATGACCCCCTGGACCATCGTCCCCGGCGCGCTCGACGAGCGCCTCGGCATCACGATCACCGCGCAGTCGGCGGAACGGGTGGCGGCCGACATGCCCGTCCGCGGCAACACCCAATCACTCGGGCGTCTGCACGGGGGCGCCACCGCCGCCCTGGCCGAGGCCGTCGGCTCGTGGGCCGCGATGATCCACGCGAGCACCCTGGGCAAGGTGTGCGTCGGCGTCGACCTGAACATCACGCATCACCGCGGGGTGCGGTCCGGTTCCCTCCACGCGGTCGCCACGCCCGCGCACCGGGGTCGTCGGGTCGCGACGTACGACATCCGCGTGACCGACGACGACGATCGACTCGTCGCCACGGCCCGCATCACCAACATGATCGTCGACGCCGACTGA
- a CDS encoding MFS transporter has translation MASQTAATVPATGLKREERRVLAGTLVGTSIEWYDFFIYAQAAGLVLAPLFLAPLAQSDPGLAQVLSWATIGISFLFRPLGAVVAGYLGDRLGRKKMLVLTLIMMGVSTALIGVLPTYAAIGIGAPILLILLRVLQGFSAGGEWGGAALLSVEHAPVNRRGYFGAYPQIGVPIGMILATATLWILTSSMSAEAFLAWGWRVPFLFSIVLIVVGYVIRRSVEESPVFEDLVRRRKESSAPLGQLFRKNWRQVALTAFVFIGNNAAGYLLIAFFATYAVTALGLERPTVLLATTLASFGWLVFTLWGGRLSDRLGRVRTFQIGYLILAVWAVPMWFLIDTGNIVWYFVALFVMTLGLGLSYGPQAALYAEMFPANVRYSGVSIGYALGAIMGGAFAPMIAEALLRSTGASWTIGLYIAVAALVSLAAVSLIKETKGVDLRA, from the coding sequence ATGGCCTCGCAGACCGCCGCAACCGTCCCCGCCACCGGGTTGAAACGCGAGGAACGGCGCGTCCTCGCCGGCACCCTCGTGGGCACCTCGATCGAGTGGTACGACTTCTTCATCTACGCCCAGGCGGCGGGCCTCGTGCTCGCGCCCCTGTTCCTGGCGCCCCTCGCGCAGTCCGATCCCGGACTCGCGCAGGTGCTGTCGTGGGCGACGATCGGCATCTCGTTCCTCTTCCGCCCCCTCGGCGCGGTCGTCGCGGGCTACCTCGGCGACCGCCTGGGGCGCAAGAAGATGCTCGTGCTGACCCTCATCATGATGGGTGTGTCGACGGCCCTCATCGGAGTGCTGCCCACGTATGCGGCCATCGGCATCGGCGCCCCCATCCTGCTCATCCTGCTGCGTGTGCTGCAGGGCTTCTCGGCCGGTGGCGAGTGGGGCGGCGCGGCTCTGCTCTCGGTCGAGCACGCGCCGGTGAACCGTCGCGGCTACTTCGGCGCCTATCCGCAGATCGGCGTCCCGATCGGCATGATCCTCGCCACGGCCACCCTGTGGATCCTCACCTCGTCGATGTCGGCCGAAGCCTTCCTCGCCTGGGGTTGGCGCGTGCCGTTCCTCTTCTCGATCGTGCTGATCGTCGTGGGCTACGTCATCCGCCGCTCGGTCGAGGAGAGCCCCGTCTTCGAAGACCTCGTGCGTCGCCGCAAGGAATCGTCGGCCCCTCTCGGCCAGCTGTTCCGCAAGAACTGGCGCCAGGTCGCCCTGACCGCTTTCGTCTTCATCGGCAACAACGCCGCCGGCTACCTGCTGATCGCCTTCTTCGCGACCTACGCGGTCACGGCGCTCGGACTCGAACGCCCCACCGTCCTGTTGGCGACGACCCTGGCATCCTTCGGCTGGCTCGTCTTCACCCTGTGGGGCGGCCGGCTCTCGGACCGCCTCGGACGCGTGCGCACCTTCCAGATCGGCTACCTGATCCTCGCGGTCTGGGCGGTGCCGATGTGGTTCCTCATCGACACCGGGAACATCGTCTGGTACTTCGTCGCCCTGTTCGTCATGACGCTCGGCCTCGGCCTGTCGTACGGTCCCCAGGCGGCGCTGTACGCCGAGATGTTCCCCGCGAACGTGCGGTACTCGGGCGTCTCGATCGGGTACGCCCTGGGGGCGATCATGGGCGGCGCCTTCGCCCCGATGATCGCCGAGGCGCTGTTGCGCTCCACCGGAGCGTCGTGGACCATCGGCCTCTACATCGCGGTGGCGGCCCTCGTCTCGCTCGCCGCGGTCTCGCTCATCAAAGAGACCAAGGGCGTCGACCTACGGGCCTGA
- a CDS encoding TetR/AcrR family transcriptional regulator, protein MTAPEPVTTPTTADAPARRGRPGYDREGLLAVAVQLFNEQGYDATSVADIARRLGLTKSALYHHFSSKQELLAVALDAALGALEAVLEQSGAREGAASDRLRFVLTGATDVLVAQLPAVTLLLRVRGNGDVERAALERRRVFDHRVTDLVAAAQAEGGVRDDVDAAVAARLLFGMINSVVEWYRPGGSVDGDRLGADIVRIALDGLRTD, encoded by the coding sequence GTGACCGCGCCCGAGCCCGTGACGACCCCTACGACCGCCGACGCCCCCGCGCGTCGCGGCCGCCCGGGTTACGACCGTGAGGGTCTTCTCGCCGTCGCGGTGCAGCTGTTCAACGAGCAGGGGTACGACGCCACGAGCGTCGCCGACATCGCACGCCGCCTGGGCCTGACGAAATCGGCGCTGTACCACCACTTCTCGTCGAAGCAGGAGCTGCTGGCGGTCGCCCTCGACGCCGCTCTCGGTGCGCTGGAGGCCGTGCTCGAGCAGTCCGGCGCCCGCGAGGGCGCGGCATCCGATCGCCTGCGCTTCGTTCTGACGGGGGCCACCGACGTGCTGGTCGCGCAGTTGCCCGCGGTCACCCTGCTGCTGCGGGTGCGCGGCAACGGCGACGTCGAGCGGGCCGCCCTCGAGCGCCGCCGCGTCTTCGACCACCGCGTCACCGATCTCGTCGCCGCCGCGCAAGCCGAGGGCGGGGTGCGCGACGACGTCGATGCCGCGGTCGCCGCCCGGCTGCTGTTCGGCATGATCAACTCGGTCGTGGAGTGGTACCGACCCGGCGGAAGCGTCGACGGCGACCGTCTCGGCGCCGACATCGTACGCATCGCCCTCGACGGCCTGCGCACGGACTGA
- a CDS encoding NAD(P)/FAD-dependent oxidoreductase, with the protein MDHELDSYDIAVIGAGPAGTAAALRAAELGASVVVLEAGRVGGTCVNTGCVPTRVLAKAARLMRETRAADDYGIVVDEPRVDWPAVVARVHERVDAVRSIKREAERFAAAGVDLVHEGRARFADEHTLVLDSGRRIRAENILVCVGGHSRRLPIPGAELATVPEDVLSLAELPRRVAVIGAGNTGAQLVTVFRSFGSDVTLLDVAPRVLVASDARISEAIAASLTDHGVDVRTGIDTVERIDRTDEGSLTLTWREADGSHSLEVDVVIMATGWPADVEDLGLENAGVDVERSAIPVDRYFRTIVPHILAVGDANGRDMLVQAAQFEGEAAAENAVLGANRRTPHHLLPAGGFTDPDYAGVGFTEEQARDRDPSCVVATVDFADLDRAVIDDRERGFLMLIADRRRELILGAHAVGENAVEVIQSVTTAMAAGIDVATLAGVRFAYPTYSAVIGNAARALLHADSPALLE; encoded by the coding sequence GTGGACCACGAGCTCGACTCTTACGACATCGCCGTGATCGGCGCCGGTCCCGCGGGAACCGCGGCGGCGCTGCGTGCGGCCGAACTGGGCGCCTCGGTCGTCGTGCTCGAGGCCGGGCGCGTGGGCGGCACGTGCGTCAACACCGGGTGCGTCCCCACCCGCGTGCTCGCCAAGGCCGCGCGGCTCATGCGCGAGACGCGCGCGGCCGACGACTACGGCATCGTCGTCGACGAGCCGCGCGTGGATTGGCCCGCCGTGGTGGCGCGCGTGCACGAGAGGGTGGATGCCGTGCGCTCCATCAAACGCGAGGCCGAACGCTTCGCCGCCGCCGGTGTCGACCTCGTGCACGAGGGGCGCGCGCGCTTCGCCGACGAGCACACGCTCGTGCTCGACAGCGGTCGCCGCATCCGCGCCGAGAACATCCTCGTGTGCGTCGGCGGGCACTCCCGTCGGCTGCCGATCCCCGGCGCGGAGCTGGCCACGGTACCGGAAGACGTGCTCTCGCTCGCCGAGCTCCCCCGCCGGGTCGCCGTCATCGGCGCCGGCAACACCGGGGCGCAGCTGGTGACGGTGTTCCGATCCTTCGGCTCGGACGTCACGCTGCTCGACGTCGCTCCGCGCGTGCTGGTCGCCTCGGATGCGCGCATCTCCGAGGCCATCGCGGCCTCGCTCACCGACCACGGCGTCGACGTGCGAACGGGGATCGACACGGTCGAGCGGATCGACCGTACCGACGAGGGGTCCCTCACGCTCACCTGGCGCGAAGCCGACGGATCGCACTCGCTGGAGGTCGACGTCGTCATCATGGCCACCGGCTGGCCGGCCGACGTGGAAGACCTCGGGCTCGAGAACGCCGGCGTCGACGTCGAGCGCTCGGCGATCCCGGTCGATCGGTACTTCCGCACGATCGTGCCGCACATCCTCGCCGTCGGCGATGCCAACGGCCGCGACATGCTCGTGCAGGCGGCGCAGTTCGAGGGCGAGGCCGCGGCCGAGAACGCCGTGCTCGGCGCCAACCGGCGCACCCCCCACCACCTGTTGCCGGCGGGCGGGTTCACCGACCCCGACTACGCCGGCGTCGGCTTCACCGAGGAGCAGGCGCGCGACCGCGACCCCTCGTGCGTCGTGGCGACCGTGGACTTCGCCGACCTCGACCGCGCGGTGATCGACGACCGCGAGCGCGGCTTCCTCATGCTGATCGCCGACCGTCGTCGCGAGCTGATCCTGGGGGCGCACGCGGTGGGCGAGAACGCCGTCGAGGTCATCCAGTCGGTCACGACCGCGATGGCGGCGGGGATCGACGTCGCCACCCTCGCGGGCGTGCGTTTCGCCTACCCCACCTATAGCGCCGTGATCGGAAACGCCGCTCGCGCCCTGTTGCACGCGGACTCCCCCGCCCTGCTGGAGTGA
- a CDS encoding NAD(P)-dependent oxidoreductase, with the protein MRIALTGSSGKLGTVVARELRAAGHEVIGLDVRGERGPGFVQVELTDYGQVIDALAGVNDQHDGFDALVHLGAIPAPGIRSDIATFHNNMTSTFNVFWAAVRLGIQRIVYASSETVLGLPFDVPPPYVPVDEQYPARPESVYSLVKTLEEHLATELVRWHPELSITALRFSNVMVPDDYAEFPFDADARTRKWNLWGYIDARDGAQAVQRALENAPAGFDTFIIAAADTVMTRPNGELVDEVFPGVETRGDLGENTTLLSIDKARRVLGYDPQHSWRDHR; encoded by the coding sequence ATGCGCATCGCCCTCACCGGTTCATCCGGAAAACTCGGTACCGTCGTCGCCCGTGAACTGCGTGCCGCCGGCCACGAGGTCATCGGTCTCGACGTGCGCGGCGAGCGCGGTCCCGGCTTCGTGCAGGTCGAGCTGACCGACTACGGCCAGGTCATCGACGCCCTCGCGGGGGTGAACGACCAGCACGACGGCTTCGACGCGCTCGTGCACCTCGGCGCGATCCCCGCCCCCGGCATCCGCTCCGACATCGCGACGTTCCACAACAACATGACGAGCACGTTCAACGTGTTCTGGGCGGCCGTGCGGCTCGGCATCCAGAGAATCGTCTACGCCTCCAGCGAGACCGTGCTGGGACTCCCCTTCGACGTCCCGCCGCCCTATGTCCCCGTCGACGAGCAGTACCCGGCGCGTCCCGAGTCGGTGTACTCGCTGGTCAAGACGCTCGAAGAGCACCTGGCGACCGAGCTCGTGCGGTGGCACCCCGAGCTCTCGATCACCGCGCTGCGTTTCTCGAACGTCATGGTCCCCGACGACTACGCCGAGTTCCCCTTCGACGCCGACGCCCGCACCCGCAAGTGGAATCTGTGGGGGTACATCGACGCCCGCGACGGCGCACAGGCCGTGCAGCGCGCGCTCGAGAACGCGCCCGCCGGCTTCGACACGTTCATCATCGCCGCGGCCGACACCGTCATGACCCGCCCCAACGGCGAACTCGTCGACGAGGTCTTCCCCGGCGTCGAGACGCGCGGCGACCTGGGCGAGAACACGACGCTGCTGTCGATCGACAAGGCCCGGCGAGTGCTCGGGTACGACCCGCAGCACTCCTGGCGCGACCACCGCTGA
- a CDS encoding Asp23/Gls24 family envelope stress response protein produces MASTDTPTPATRTDARRDGGTTVIVDPVVAKVAGIAAAQVPGVHALGGGAARVIGNIRQAVGAKDYAQGVSVEVGETEVAADISIQVDYPERIQRVAANVRSAVQQAITEIVGMKAVEVNVTVVDVFIPGDDEDEQEEARVN; encoded by the coding sequence ATGGCAAGCACCGACACCCCCACGCCCGCCACCCGCACCGACGCCCGCCGCGACGGCGGTACCACCGTCATCGTCGACCCCGTCGTCGCCAAGGTCGCCGGCATCGCCGCGGCGCAGGTTCCGGGCGTCCACGCCCTCGGCGGTGGCGCTGCCCGTGTCATCGGCAACATCCGCCAGGCCGTCGGCGCGAAGGACTACGCGCAGGGAGTGAGCGTCGAGGTGGGCGAGACCGAGGTCGCCGCCGACATCTCGATCCAGGTCGACTACCCCGAGCGCATCCAGCGCGTGGCCGCGAACGTGCGTTCTGCCGTGCAGCAGGCCATCACCGAGATCGTCGGCATGAAGGCGGTCGAGGTCAACGTGACCGTCGTCGACGTGTTCATCCCCGGCGACGACGAGGACGAGCAGGAAGAGGCGCGCGTCAACTGA
- a CDS encoding RNA polymerase sigma factor codes for MPSLSSATDAFLASRAADGDQLAFGVLVRRHAPFLVAFATRLTRSRADADDCVQEALITAWRRLPDLTEPEKVRSWLTTIVSRKVTDRMRSRKISEQIDEEMVSAADDPERAVVASSQMDALKKVLADLPEELRVVWVLREIGGHSYDEIAIEVGEPAATVRGRLARARKTVLDRMQEWR; via the coding sequence ATGCCCTCTTTGTCTTCCGCCACCGACGCGTTCCTCGCGTCACGCGCGGCCGACGGCGACCAGCTCGCCTTCGGGGTTCTCGTGCGTCGCCATGCGCCCTTCCTCGTCGCGTTCGCGACGCGCCTGACGCGCTCCCGGGCCGACGCCGACGATTGCGTGCAAGAAGCACTGATCACCGCATGGCGGCGCCTGCCCGACCTCACCGAGCCCGAGAAGGTGCGTAGCTGGCTGACCACGATCGTGTCGCGCAAGGTGACCGACCGCATGCGTTCACGCAAGATCTCGGAGCAGATCGACGAAGAGATGGTGTCGGCGGCAGACGACCCGGAGCGCGCAGTTGTGGCATCGTCGCAGATGGACGCGCTGAAGAAGGTGCTGGCGGATCTCCCCGAAGAACTGCGCGTCGTGTGGGTGCTGCGCGAGATCGGCGGCCACAGCTACGACGAGATCGCCATCGAGGTGGGGGAGCCCGCGGCAACCGTGCGCGGCCGACTCGCCCGGGCGCGCAAGACCGTGTTGGACCGCATGCAGGAGTGGAGGTGA
- a CDS encoding SDR family oxidoreductase, with amino-acid sequence MSTPPLIAVTGSTGAVGGRVARDLAARGIPQRLLVRDASRAPALEGAEVHVARYSDADAARAALQGVDTLFMVSASETADRVEHHRTFVEAAAAAGVGSIVYTSFFAAAPDAVFTLGRDHAATEDIIRASGMRWTFLRDNFYMDMMELFAGDDGVIRGPAGEGRCSLVSRADVAATAVSVLLDPAAHADVSYDLTGPEALTMAEVAEKISAVRGHPVRFVDETIDEAYASRAAFGAPRWQVDAWVSTYTSIAGGDQAGVSGDVERVTGRPAQSFEEFLGAVS; translated from the coding sequence ATGTCCACGCCGCCCCTCATCGCCGTCACCGGATCCACCGGAGCCGTGGGAGGTCGCGTCGCCCGCGACCTCGCCGCCCGTGGCATTCCGCAACGTCTGCTGGTGCGCGACGCCTCGCGCGCCCCCGCCCTGGAGGGCGCCGAGGTGCACGTGGCCCGGTATTCCGATGCGGATGCCGCCCGCGCGGCGCTGCAGGGCGTCGACACGCTCTTCATGGTCTCGGCCTCCGAGACCGCCGACCGGGTCGAGCACCACCGCACCTTCGTCGAGGCCGCCGCGGCCGCGGGGGTCGGCTCGATCGTCTACACCTCGTTCTTCGCCGCCGCTCCCGACGCCGTGTTCACCCTCGGGCGGGACCACGCGGCGACCGAAGACATCATCCGCGCCTCCGGCATGCGGTGGACGTTCCTGCGCGACAACTTCTACATGGACATGATGGAGCTCTTCGCCGGCGACGACGGGGTCATCCGGGGTCCCGCGGGCGAGGGGCGGTGCTCGCTCGTCTCGCGCGCCGACGTCGCGGCCACCGCGGTGTCGGTGCTGCTCGATCCCGCCGCCCACGCCGATGTCTCGTACGACCTGACCGGCCCCGAGGCGCTGACGATGGCCGAGGTGGCCGAGAAGATCTCGGCGGTCCGTGGGCACCCGGTGCGCTTCGTCGACGAGACGATCGACGAGGCGTACGCCTCGCGAGCCGCGTTCGGTGCGCCCCGCTGGCAGGTCGATGCCTGGGTGAGCACGTACACCTCGATCGCCGGCGGCGACCAGGCCGGGGTGTCCGGCGACGTCGAGCGGGTCACCGGCCGGCCGGCGCAGAGTTTCGAGGAGTTCCTCGGCGCCGTCTCCTGA
- a CDS encoding pyridoxal-phosphate dependent enzyme has product MRYAQSVADLVGNTPLVRLTRVTEGIAATVLAKIEYFNPGGSAKDRIAANIVDAGERDGSLRPGGVIVEPTSGNTGVGLALVAQQRGYRCVFVVPDKVAEDKRAVLRAYGAEVVVTPTNVEPEDPRSYYSVSDRLVREIPGAFKPNQYGNPNGPRSHYETTGPEIWRDTDGQLTHFVAGVGTGGTISGSGRYLREVAGDGVRIVGVDPVGSIYSGGDIHGYDVEGVGEDFWPTAFDPTLVDAYERVSDAESFAMTRRLAREEGLLVGGSSGMAVVGALRVARDLPADAVVVVILPDHGRGYLSKIFDDDWMIERGYDVAPVASLLPTPTEEHSA; this is encoded by the coding sequence GTGCGTTACGCCCAGAGCGTCGCCGACCTCGTCGGCAACACCCCCCTCGTCCGTCTGACCCGCGTCACCGAGGGCATCGCCGCCACCGTGCTGGCGAAGATCGAGTACTTCAATCCCGGCGGTTCGGCGAAAGACCGCATCGCGGCGAACATCGTCGACGCCGGCGAGCGCGACGGCTCGCTCCGCCCGGGCGGGGTGATCGTCGAACCGACCAGCGGCAACACCGGGGTCGGCCTGGCACTGGTCGCCCAGCAGCGCGGGTATCGCTGCGTGTTCGTGGTTCCCGACAAGGTCGCCGAAGACAAGCGCGCCGTGCTGCGGGCGTACGGCGCCGAGGTCGTGGTCACGCCCACGAACGTCGAGCCGGAGGACCCCCGCTCGTACTACAGCGTCTCCGACCGTCTGGTCCGCGAGATCCCGGGCGCCTTCAAGCCCAACCAGTACGGCAACCCGAACGGCCCGCGCAGCCACTACGAGACCACCGGTCCCGAGATCTGGCGCGACACCGACGGGCAGCTGACCCACTTCGTCGCCGGAGTCGGCACCGGCGGCACGATCAGCGGGTCGGGTCGGTACCTGCGCGAGGTCGCCGGCGACGGCGTGCGGATCGTCGGGGTCGACCCGGTGGGCTCGATCTACTCGGGCGGCGACATCCACGGCTACGACGTCGAGGGGGTCGGCGAGGACTTCTGGCCGACGGCCTTCGACCCCACCCTGGTCGACGCGTACGAGCGCGTCTCCGACGCCGAGTCGTTCGCGATGACGCGGCGCCTCGCCCGAGAAGAGGGACTTCTCGTCGGCGGCTCCAGCGGCATGGCCGTGGTCGGCGCCCTCCGCGTCGCGCGCGATCTCCCCGCCGATGCCGTGGTCGTCGTGATCCTCCCCGACCACGGACGCGGGTACCTCAGCAAGATCTTCGACGACGACTGGATGATCGAGCGCGGTTACGACGTTGCACCCGTGGCATCCCTTCTTCCGACCCCCACCGAGGAGCACTCCGCATGA
- a CDS encoding cystathionine gamma-synthase, with amino-acid sequence MSTHDAARGFDSLAVHAGQAPDETTGAVIPPLHVSTTFAQDGIGGLRGGYEYGRSGNPTRTALETQIAALEGATRALSFASGLAGEDALLRAALVPGDEVLLGNDVYGGTYRLLARVLGPWGVKLRVVDMSDLDAVAAAIEERAPRMVWVETPSNPMLRITDIAGLARLGHAAGAIVVVDNTFASPALQRPLSLGADVVVHSATKYLGGHSDVVGGALAFADAALAEKVQFLQFAAGAVSGPFDAYLTTRGIKTLAVRMQRHSSNAQAVAEHLAGHDRVAKVYYPGLPSHPGHELAARQMSGFGGIVSLALADGAAARRFAESTRLFTLAESLGGVESLVNYPDAMTHASVRGTELAVPDTIVRLSVGIESVEDLVADVDRALAAL; translated from the coding sequence ATGAGCACCCACGACGCCGCCCGCGGCTTCGACAGTCTCGCCGTCCACGCGGGCCAGGCGCCCGACGAGACCACCGGCGCGGTCATCCCGCCCCTCCACGTCTCGACCACTTTCGCCCAGGACGGCATCGGCGGACTCCGCGGCGGCTACGAATACGGCCGCAGCGGCAACCCCACGCGAACGGCGCTCGAGACGCAGATCGCGGCCCTCGAGGGCGCGACCCGCGCGCTGTCGTTCGCTTCGGGTCTCGCCGGCGAAGACGCCCTGCTGCGCGCGGCCCTCGTGCCCGGCGACGAGGTGCTGCTCGGCAACGACGTCTACGGCGGCACGTACCGACTGCTCGCCCGCGTGCTCGGGCCGTGGGGCGTGAAGCTGCGCGTGGTCGACATGAGCGACCTGGATGCCGTGGCGGCGGCGATCGAGGAACGCGCGCCCCGCATGGTCTGGGTCGAGACCCCCAGCAACCCGATGCTGCGCATCACCGACATCGCGGGTCTCGCCCGCCTCGGCCACGCGGCCGGCGCGATCGTCGTCGTCGACAACACCTTCGCCTCGCCCGCGCTGCAGCGCCCGCTCTCGCTCGGCGCCGACGTCGTGGTGCACTCCGCGACCAAGTACCTCGGCGGGCACAGCGACGTCGTGGGCGGGGCCCTCGCCTTCGCCGATGCCGCCCTGGCCGAGAAGGTGCAGTTCCTGCAGTTCGCCGCCGGCGCGGTCTCGGGCCCGTTCGACGCGTACCTGACCACCCGCGGCATCAAGACCCTCGCCGTGCGTATGCAGCGTCACAGCTCCAACGCGCAGGCGGTGGCCGAGCACCTCGCCGGCCACGACCGCGTCGCGAAGGTGTACTACCCCGGACTCCCGTCGCACCCCGGGCACGAGCTCGCGGCGCGGCAGATGAGCGGCTTCGGGGGCATCGTGTCACTGGCACTGGCCGACGGTGCGGCTGCTCGCCGCTTCGCCGAGTCCACGCGTCTGTTCACGCTCGCGGAGTCGCTGGGCGGGGTCGAGTCGCTGGTGAACTACCCGGATGCCATGACCCACGCCTCGGTGCGCGGAACCGAACTCGCCGTGCCCGACACGATCGTGCGGTTGTCGGTCGGCATCGAGTCGGTCGAGGACCTCGTGGCCGACGTGGATCGAGCGCTCGCCGCGCTCTGA
- a CDS encoding NADPH-dependent F420 reductase — translation MTTVGIIGAGHIGSALAKGFAKNGYDVVIANSRGPETLTDLVAAVGDRARAATAQEAAEAGDIVVVTVPLKAYTDVPVAPLAGKTVLDTNNYYFERDGHIAALDDKQTTTSQMLQEHLPQSTVVKAFNHIRAADILTDGSPAGTEGRRALATSGDSDEAVALVTRIYDEFGFDTVNVGPLSESWRVERDQPAYVVRQNAEELTQNLARAER, via the coding sequence ATGACAACAGTAGGAATCATCGGAGCAGGACACATCGGCTCGGCCCTCGCGAAGGGGTTCGCGAAGAACGGCTACGACGTCGTCATCGCCAACTCGCGCGGTCCCGAGACCCTCACCGACCTCGTCGCCGCCGTTGGCGACCGCGCGCGCGCCGCGACCGCCCAGGAAGCGGCCGAAGCCGGCGACATCGTCGTGGTGACCGTCCCGCTGAAGGCGTACACCGACGTGCCCGTCGCTCCCCTGGCCGGCAAGACCGTGCTCGACACCAACAACTACTACTTCGAGCGCGACGGCCACATCGCGGCTCTCGACGACAAGCAGACGACGACCTCGCAGATGCTTCAGGAGCACCTTCCCCAGTCGACCGTCGTGAAGGCGTTCAACCACATCCGCGCGGCCGACATCCTCACCGACGGCTCCCCCGCCGGCACCGAGGGGCGCCGCGCCCTCGCCACCTCGGGTGACTCCGACGAGGCGGTCGCGCTCGTGACCCGCATCTACGACGAGTTCGGCTTCGACACCGTCAACGTCGGACCGCTCAGCGAGAGCTGGCGCGTCGAGCGCGACCAGCCGGCGTACGTCGTGCGACAGAACGCCGAAGAGCTGACGCAGAACCTGGCCCGCGCCGAGCGCTGA